The following DNA comes from Kingella potus.
CCCTGTTGTGAAGAGCAACAAAGGAAAAGCCCCCAAACCTGATAATTCGGGGGCGTTACACAGGAAGGATTACCCGATGAGTACCTTCATCAAAGTAATTTTTCTGGTGTTATTCTTGCTGATGTGGCAATCAGCTTGGTAACGTAGTACCAGACAGGGGGAGTTGCCGCTCCTCCTGCTTCCGCCTAATATACAAAACCTTTGCTGGAAAATCAATCATGGAAACGAAAAAATACGACCAAGCCGCCTACAACCGCAAAAGCCGCGAGAAACACGGCATACGCCAGAAGTCTTTTGCGCTCGACCCCGACACCATAGCCCTACTGGAGCGGCTGGCGGCAGAACGCGGCGAAACCCAAACCGCCGTATTCAAAGCAGCCTTGAATAAATTGGCAGAAGGTTGAGCCGCCGCAAAAGCGAAAAGCCCCGTAAATACGGGGCTTTCACGCAGAAAGTGCTTGCTTAAATTAGTAAGCTAGGCTATAATACATCCCATCGGTTGAACAAGAACCGATAGGACAAACGCCCAACCTGCAATCCTGCTTTAAGGGCACTTTCAGGAGAATGAAAAATGAAATGGCTCATTTTTATTCTTCTCATGGTTTTATCGGCTAACGCCTATTAACCTTTGAGAAGCGGCGGGGTGGTAACGACACCCTGCCGTTACTCAAAATCTTAAAGGAATCATCATGGCACTGTCAAGACACGAAATCCAAAAGAAATCCGACCAAAAGCGCGGTGTAAAAAACAAAGCCTTCAAAATGAAGCTGGAAGACATCGCGCTAATCGAGGAAACCGCCCAAAGGCTGGGCATCAGCCAAATCGACCTGGTTGTCCGCGCCGTGCGCGAATACGCCGAACGCAAGCCCTAGCCCGCAGGCCGCCTGAAAGTAAAAACAGTTGCGCCGGCATTTAAAAACAGGATAATTTCAGTAACTTTTTCATTTTTTTCAGGAGGCCGCATGAAGCCAAACATCGAAAGCGGGGTAATCGCCCTAAGCGTTTCAATGCCCGACGCAACACAGCGGCTTACCCCTGAAACCACCCCCGCCGCCGCAGTAGGCAAGCTGTTTGCCCAAATGGTGGAACTGCTCAAAAGCAAAGACATTGCGCCGCAGGAAATACTGTTTGCAGGCGTAACAGAGGGCTGCACGCAGCTTGCAGTCAGGGTGCCCGCAGGCAAAGAAACCGCGATTGCAGCCGCCTTAATGTCCAAAAGCGAAACAGATTTGGCCGGTATCAAAAAAACCCTTTCGCATTACGGCCTGTGCGCCAAAATACACACAGCGGACGGATTTGTCCGCAGCCTGATTCCCGAAACCAAGCCCGAAACCTACGAATACGAAGTCTTCCAAGAAGAAA
Coding sequences within:
- a CDS encoding ribbon-helix-helix protein, CopG family; its protein translation is MALSRHEIQKKSDQKRGVKNKAFKMKLEDIALIEETAQRLGISQIDLVVRAVREYAERKP
- a CDS encoding ribbon-helix-helix protein, CopG family, which produces METKKYDQAAYNRKSREKHGIRQKSFALDPDTIALLERLAAERGETQTAVFKAALNKLAEG